The sequence TAATCACTTATCATTCAACATATAATTGggatatttgtttgttttttttacatttggttTCCAAACCCTTTACTCATTTGAATCATTTCCTTGTCCAGGAAACTAACacttttaaagaaagtaaaatgccCTTCTGTTGTCAGCCATTATGTATGGAGCCAACAGCTCCAGCCTGACCCCTAAATTCTTTGTCTTGAATGGTGTTCCCGGGCTGGAAAATGCACACATCTGGATCTCCCTGCCATTCTGCTTCATGTACATTCTTGCTGTCCTGGGAAACTGTGGGCTCATCTACCTCATCAGCCATGAGGAGGCCCTGCATCGGCCCATGTACTACTTCCTGGCCCTGCTTTCTTTCACAGATGTCACCTTGTGTACCACCACTGTCCCCAATATGCTGTGCATATTTTGGTTCAACCTCAAGGAGATTGATTTTAATGCCTGTTTGGCCCAGATGTTTTTTGTCCACACGTTGACCGCAACGGAGTCTGGGGTGCTCATGCTCATGGCCCTGGACCGTTATGTGGCCATCTGCTACCCTTTGCGTTACTCCACCATCTTCACCAATGCTGTCATTGCGAAGGCTGGTCTTGCCACCTTTCTAAGGAGTGTGACATTTATCATCCCATTCACATTTCTCACCAAGCGTCTGCCCTATTGCCATGGCAACTTCATTCCTCACACATACTGTGACCACATGTCTGTTGCCAAGGTGTCCTGTGGCAATTTCAAGATCAATGCTATTTATGGTCTGATGGTTGCTCTCCTTATTTGTGTGTTTGACATATGCTGTATTTCCGTGTCTTACACTATGATCTTGCGAGCTGTCGTGAGCCTGTCATCCGCAGATGCTCGTCATAAAGCCTTCAGCACCTGTACATCTCATATCTGTGCCATTGTGATCACCTATGTCCcagcttttttcacttttttcacccaccGTTTTGGAGGACACCATATCCCACAACACATACACATCATTGTGGCCAACCTTTACCTGCTATTACCCCCTACAATGAACCCAATTGTTTATGGAGTCAAAACCAAACAGATTCGGGAAGGTGTAATCAAATTTTTACTTGGCGACAAGGTTGTCCTAAATCaagacaaataaattataaaataaacatgtagcTGGGTGGTTGgtggttaaaaaaataaggaagaagaaGTGGAGGATAAATTTCTATAAGACATGAAAAAGTGGTATTGAAAACATGAGTCCTTTAATGCAAGATTTTCTGAAGCATTTGCAAgtatatacaatgaaatgtttcttttgtgtaAAAATCTGCCAAAGAAGAGAgtgtagaagaaagaaagaacatatcTATTCCTCAtagatttaatgttttataaaaggGTTTATGGACTCATATGTTCATTGAAAACAGACTGTTAAGAAAATGAGGGTTAGGAGCCTGGTGTCAGTGCATGCACTGTGTAAGAAGAGGCTGTGGCGGTATGGAGCAAGCATTCCCTCACCATAAAGGACAAATTCTTCAATTCAAGCATTCAAGCATGCTATTGCCATGGGATGGCATGGGCCCAGTGTTGCAAAATGTTTCAGTATCTTCTAAGACAAGCTAGATTTAGAGGTTTCATGAAATCTCCCAATTTTAATTATTGGCTAAATGTTTTTTGGAATACTCTACATTTCATTCAAGGCATGTCTGAGTTTGGTTTTTCCCATTTCATTAGGTTGGGACCTTTATGATTTTATATCTAAAATGTATCACTATAATATTACCAGTCAGGCAGGCAAAATAATTGATTAATTTATTGGTATGGTTTATAATTTaatcactcatttactcattcattcatttctgagATATTTATTTAGGTTATATTACTGATCAtaccttgagagagagagagagaaaaagagagagagaaatgatacAATCCCTGGCCTCAGGTAGCTCAGATTCTGGACTCTGGCCAGGGACacacaaaaggaaacataaatgaaagaaagaggagggatgATGAAAAATGGATGCAGTATGAAGGGAGCAGACAAAAGTAGATAAGCACCGGTAAGAGAATCATTTAAAATAGCCAGGAGGCTGTTAAGGAAGCGGGGCCTGTGCACATCTTGTGCCTCAGTTCTCAGAGCTGCTATTAAGTTACTAACTCAACTCAAGGACCAACCATAAACATCCTGGATCCTTAAACATTCTGGAGCAACAATTGTTGCATGGACATATATGAACTTCTTTCCTTGTAGTTTTTACCTTCCTCATTTGTATATTGGGACTAACCAATTCCTGGTAaccaaaccagcaatctttcatttgcatgaaaaacattatattttGTGGTTTTCACCTTTTTAAACCTAGCCTTTCCTTGTTTTATCCAAAGCAAAGTTTGGGTTGCTACTTGAATCTGCATCTTGGATTTAAGCCCTTTAAGATcccaaataaacttttaatttgttttacagCCTCAGATCTTTATTGGTTAGCCCATACtaccaaatttttttctttatttttttactctttgtgctttttgtatttatttctttttatttaattgttttattgttgttcaagcagaaagaaagaaggagcacttctttgcaacagcatggatggaactggagagcataatgctaaatgaaataagccaggtggtgaaagacaaataccatatggtctcacctttaagtggaacctaatcaaccacaCTACCGACATTTTTTATGTCCGTTTGGaagcttaaaaattatttctatgagGAATTTCTAGGTCATGGGACATTGTTTCTGTATTAAGAGAGGTTAAGAGAGGTGATATCACCAATTTATATTCCAATGAGTAAAGTAAAAGATCAACTTGTTCCCTACAACCACTAAATAATGTTTCAATAAGTTTTCAAGTATTTTGTCATTTAGAGAGGTAAACCAATATAACTTTGTAATTTACATATTATCtgattttgaattaaattaaCCATACTTCTTCTACATGCTTATAATTGATTCAGTTTTATGTGCACTAGCTATGTAtaatctttgctgatattttattaGACATTAACAATGATTTGTTAGATCTCTTTACTTATTtaggtattttttcctttaccctGGTATGAGTCACATCCTCCTATGCCCTTGAATCTCTCTCGATGTTGTTTATGGCTATTTTTgtcaaaaggaattttttaaaagagtcaaaTGTATCGATCTTTTCTTTAATGACTACTAAGTTTTGTCTCAAGTTTATAAAGTATTTGCTCATCTGAAatgattagaataaaaatatgttcctgtattttcttctatactgtttctttcatttcaatctttactttgtaaaataaataaaatataacacatttGCAAAATATTACATAAAGCTCAATAAACTGTTGACATTCATGTGACCACAGCGTAGGCCAAGAAGTAGAATATTGCCAGCCCCCAGAAGCCACTCTTCTGGCTGTTCTACTCACTACTCTTTTGGCCATGCCCCCTGCAAATAGTAACCACtatattattttgtgtatgtgaatACATCCTTGCTCTTCTATGTGCTTATCATGCATCCCTAAATGTTATAATTTAGCTTGATGTATTCTTTTATCTAttcttatataaatggaatcatatgatatATATTCTCTTGGGCCTGGCTTCTGTTGTTGAACCTAAGAATAATCCATATTGCTGTACATATCTGTGGTTCAACCATATTTATTGCTGCATAGAAATCTATTATGTGAATATCCTACACATTTTTAATCTGTTCTATCATTAAGGGACATTTAGTTCCTTCCAGGTTTATGTCATTGTGAATAATAttcttacacatattttttatgCCCATATACATGTAATTCCCCTGGTCCAGACTGATCTAGCTACAGTTATTGCTGAATATCTAACAACTCAAAAGCAAAGGCCAGTACTAGAAATTCTGACATGACACCATTTCTTTAGGGGAAGTGGCCAGCCAATTGCTGGTAGACTTCATCCTGGTGTGAGTAGTAGTAGGAGTGGTGTTTCTTTATGTGACTGGATATTAATGTCAAACAAATTTGTCTACAATACACTCAAAGAAGCATTACCTGTGGCTTACATATAATACTATGCTGAGAAcaaataactcattttttaaataaatagttgtgAGGGGTGGGCTGTTTGGAGgaaagcaaaaggggaaaatttgggacaactgtaatagaacaatgaaatatttaaataaacaaacaaacaataatagTTATAACTATGTGGTCATACTTGTGAGATTCATGGAGTTTGCTATGTACTCCATCACCCAAAAAGAAATGGTCttggaaaataataagaaaacttaTGCAAGATAAGTAATGCTGCCAGCTGGGAAAATACTTGCAAATGGGAGGTGTTATACTACATGATCTGTTGCATGCTTTAATAAGACAATTCATGGTGCCATCTCCTCACTAGCCAATTATTTAGTCCTACTAGGGATGGGACTAGAAGTAAACCCTCTCACTATTATTACATGCCACAACTAAGAGGATTCAGAGCAGGCCACCCCAGCATGTCCTTGGTATGTAGATTATTTCAGTTGAAGACTGTCAAACTCAGCAGAACTCAGGCAGAACTTTTAACATCTTTCTTAACTAACAGAATTTAGATAGAGGACCTGTACCAAGAACAGACTTATcaccaaaaataactttttaaatataaaagatctATCTTCATGGCAtagcaaacatttgtttaccTAACATTTGTTCTTCTCAACTTCCTGTGGATTATCTTCCTCCCCTTTGAAACTCCAGGCCCCTATTCCCTATTGCTTTCTCCTTAGCCCAGAATGATATATAAGCCTCAGTTACCTAACTGCTGAGGAATCTCTCATGTCTTTGTGGGGTTCTCATATGTACAAAATTAAACTAgtttttctcctgctaatctgtTTTATGTTAATTACTAGGCCAGCCAAAAAacctgaaaggaaggaaaacttttTCCTCCCAACATAACTAACTTCCACAATACTTTTTCCTATCTTCATAGTTAGGCAGTTTGGAGACCCCAGTTCCCAAGAGAGACTCATTTCTAATAGAAAACACAGATGTAATCCTATTTAATTAAAATCTGAGGTTTCCCCCCAAACATTATGAATACCTCATGCCATTTTCTCAACTAAGATGGTTATCCTGATTTTCAAGGGGAAATTGTGTTGCTTTCACATAATTAATGTGATTGAAAGATGAAGTTAATTTATGACTGGGCTGGAAAACTTACATATTTATCTCTGGAGATACTGGATATATAGTTTGATTTATGGACAAGATAAGGGAAGTAGAGTTAACTGGGTGTCACTGCAAGTCTGAAATTGCCCTGGTGACCCACAAATACAGTTTGCAACAGGTTCCACAGGTTAATAGACACTTTTTGGAAGTAGAAATTTAAATGACCAGGAAATAAATAACAGGTTTTTAAACTTCATTAataatggaaatgcaaattaatttcaCTGTCATATCATGGCAAATCTATAATTGTGCTAAAAAATCTTTCAATATGGACAGTTAGTGAGAAGACAGAACAATGAAAACTTCCATACCCTTAAGTGAAGGGTGTAGATTGGTATCCTcctctgtggaaaatattttgaaattttccactaagtttaaaaataaacatgacagTGATTATACCCTCAGGAATGCATCCTAATGAAATTTGTGATTCTGTCTATGAGGCTCTGGCTCCGCTACAGAAGACCGCATGCAGATGGCAACATAGTGACCTGTACAGCAATTTCTAAGCCAGTGAGTATATTGATGAAGATCATTGGTGAGGCAACCCTCAAAACTGATCACCCTCAAACTGAACTAGAATATTTCCAAACTCCCAGGAATATTGGATGTGACAAACAAAGTCAATAGTGGCTACCATTATAGGGAAGTAGAACACATGCTGGTGGAACTTGGCTCAACCTGGATCATATACAGAATGAGAATGCTCCATAAAGACAATCAATATACAGAACATAAAGGAAAGTCAATTCAAATGTACATTGTTTCCAACTCTAGAGCTCCT is a genomic window of Phyllostomus discolor isolate MPI-MPIP mPhyDis1 chromosome 6, mPhyDis1.pri.v3, whole genome shotgun sequence containing:
- the LOC114500418 gene encoding olfactory receptor 52N2, which gives rise to MYGANSSSLTPKFFVLNGVPGLENAHIWISLPFCFMYILAVLGNCGLIYLISHEEALHRPMYYFLALLSFTDVTLCTTTVPNMLCIFWFNLKEIDFNACLAQMFFVHTLTATESGVLMLMALDRYVAICYPLRYSTIFTNAVIAKAGLATFLRSVTFIIPFTFLTKRLPYCHGNFIPHTYCDHMSVAKVSCGNFKINAIYGLMVALLICVFDICCISVSYTMILRAVVSLSSADARHKAFSTCTSHICAIVITYVPAFFTFFTHRFGGHHIPQHIHIIVANLYLLLPPTMNPIVYGVKTKQIREGVIKFLLGDKVVLNQDK